In Drosophila bipectinata strain 14024-0381.07 chromosome 2R, DbipHiC1v2, whole genome shotgun sequence, one genomic interval encodes:
- the Patronin gene encoding patronin isoform X16, with amino-acid sequence MDAETQEIRQARQRASVKWLLSKAFNNRVPDNLKEPFYRDHENQERLKPQIIVELGNATLYCQTLSNLYSDPNYQSLNHWSILQTLARKGVPVAESSDMPITETVLIQTNPLRINAHMSVIESLMVLYAKEISSGDRVMAAIRRISGSNYQAPPGQSYEQALLAWISHACAALKKRIIKEVETGLPDDNGSRLQTPDIPPVRDFQDLCDGICLALLISYYCPKVVPWTSVRINYLPAVEDSIHNILLVGNFSQKHLPYSVFHMTPEDVTYMRGSMKLNLVVLLTDLFNLFEIHPAKCVCYPGMDGQDVIARRSLGANEHGICHRRGLTVQPVTPIPDLRSDLDTPPVGSPSNRPPFQVPHSNSFGGGLNRRSTPPNEYQTVQTNNFDTNHAEAFVVHKSRGITTLASMHSQQQQQQQQLHHQQQQQQHHQQQQQYQQQQSQLQLQQEPLVPARLRQAKEKTNVDSKADERGDYAAAGRPSNWEQSRRPSFAGRRSRRNSSSEDSQLTIENFGGSQDQLNTLGRYERERDRERKLSNTSVVEPAVAIRSSIADARGTLQLGYDTDSGSEKQDRETEKYSMRRQASVDNVPTVSSHNLSNAGSPLPTARHKQHSIDKDYNNSSMMADGGYNDARSTSGYDPESTPVRKSSTSSMPASPAAWQLDVGDDDMRSLENASKLSTIRMKLEEKRRRIEQDKRKIEMALLRHQEKEDLESCPDVMKWETMSNESKRTPDMDPVDLDKYQQSIAIMNMNLQDIQQDIHRLATQQSQMQAQHLQAQQLMQAQQIANMLNQQQTYGSQQHLADHHYQQPRPMQQSFGSSPHLPQAYNYSSRPPSRDPYQQHQQQQQPMAMPQPMQFVNEHGQYMSPPQPAHYMSPQQHQQQPQSIYSDNGAAYNHSPYGGAPPPQYRSSVVYDDYGQPTNHFYLHESSPQPPHPQQQQHPQRRTWAHSAAAAAYEQQQHQQMQQPLVDVNAWQTQQQPKQKQTWMNRPPSSAGAPSPGSFVLHQNGAGNGGGGELQHLFQVQASPQHRGANGVQRQQSLTNLRDNRSPKAPQPMGGMPMDLPMQPEDMMAPQSICFIGDEEDVDELERNIIESMQSTRISDFVHQQQQQHHQQQKLQQQQQRLQGHSGRGSSSEDYDSGEMISNKLNITSGNLTYRIPSPSRPSIQANSFQDPRAAAPAPGSAPGDDQPPEKGFYISFDDDQPKRPKPPLRAKRSPKKEAPPGSRDSVDQAIKRESLSQLHNNNNIGIGGDDSHNKTVTRHSVHGLNNSNSVKSPGNATYNKYTDEPPIQLRQLAVTGAVSPTGHERRHLEDVTNQSPHQQPPMSPTRLQHNNQAAEAARNKALVIGVDATNLDPDSVDEMERRKEKIMLLSLQRRQQQEEAKARKEIEASQKREKEREKEEERARKKEEQMARRAAILEQHRLKKAIEEAEREGKTLDRPDMHVKLQPQSSTSTTPRLRQQRTTRPRPKTIHVDDASVDISEASSISSRGKKGSSSNLTESPDDYPSTSSTPIGRRGSYKTSRDSGLGRATPPRRAPSPGMGMGASGRHMPSPSGPGSLPPGLISKRRGFDDGSSDFSLTPNLNMEYSGPKLYKQPAAKSNRGIILNAVEYCVFPGVVNREAKQKVLEKIARSEAKHFLVLFRDAGCQFRALYSYVPETDQVTKLYGTGPSQVDEVMFDKFFKYNSGGKCFSQVHTKHLTVTIDAFTIHNSLWQGKRVQLPSKKDMALVI; translated from the exons ATGGATGCCGAAACACAGGAAATACGACAG GCTCGTCAACGTGCTTCCGTCAAGTGGCTGCTCTCGAAGGCCTTCAACAATCGCGTGCCGGACAACCTGAAGGAGCCCTTCTATCGCGACCATGAGAATCAGGAGCGCCTCAAGCCGCAGATCATCGTGGAGCTGGGCAACGCCACGCTCTACTGCCAGACGCTCTCCAATCTGTACTCAGATCCCAACTACCAAAGCCTGAACCACTGGTCAATATTACAGACGCTAGCGCGCAAGGGAGTTCCGGTGGCCGAATCCTCGGACATGCCCATTACCGAAACGGTATTAATTCAAACGAATCCGCTGCGAATT AACGCCCACATGTCTGTGATAGAATCGCTGATGGTTTTGTATGCGAAGGAGATATCATCGGGTGACCGTGTTATGGCGGCCATACGAAG AATATCTGGCAGCAATTACCAGGCGCCTCCTGGCCAGTCCTATGAGCAAGCTCTGCTGGCGTGGATATCGCATGCGTGCGCCGCTTTGAAGAAACGAATCATCAAGGAGGTGGAGACAggcctgccagatgataat GGCTCTCGTTTGCAGACGCCGGATATACCGCCTGTAAGAGACTTCCAGGACCTGTGCGACGGCATCTGCCTGGCGCTGCTCATCTCATACTATTGCCCCAAGGTGGTGCCCTGGACGAGTGTGCGGATCAACTATCTGCCCGCCGTCGAGGACTCCATTCACAATATACTGCTGGTGGGCAATTTCTCCCAGAAGCATCTGCCATACAGCGTGTTCCACATGACGCCCGAGGACGTGACCTACATGCGCGG ATCGATGAAACTGAACCTGGTCGTACTGCTCACGGATCTGTTCAATCTCTTCGAGATACACCCGGCCAAGTGTGTCTGCTATCCGGGAATGGATGGCCAGG ATGTCATCGCCCGGCGCAGTTTGGGCGCCAACGAGCACGGGATCTGCCACCGGCGGGGCCTCACTGTACAGCCCGTCACCCCTATACCCGATCTGCGGAGCGATCTCGACACGCCGCCCGTTGGCTCGCCCTCGAATCGGCCACCGTTCCAAG TTCCGCACTCGAATTCATTCGGCGGAGGCTTAAATCGAAGATCAACCCCGCCCAACGAATACCAGACGGTCCAGACCAATAATTTCGACACTAATCATGCCGAAG CGTTCGTCGTTCACAAGTCGCGTGGCATCACCACACTTGCATCCATGCActcgcaacagcaacagcagcagcaacagctccaccaccagcagcagcagcaacagcaccaccagcaacaacagcaataccagcaacaacaatcacagcttcagcttcagcaGGAGCCCTTGGTTCCAGCTCGCTTGCGCCAGGCTAAAGAAAAGACCAATGTCGATTCAAAGGCGGATGAAAGAG GCGACTATGCCGCCGCGGGTCGACCAAGTAACTGGGAACAGAGCCGGCGGCCGAGCTTTGCAG GTCGTCGCTCGCGCAGGAACTCCTCCAGCGAAGACTCCCAGCTGACCATTGAGAACTTTGGCGGCTCCCAGGACCAGTTAAACACGCTGGGGCGATACGAACGTGAACGGGACAGGGAGCGCAAGTTGTCCAACACCAGCGTAG TTGAACCCGCTGTGGCCATACGCTCCTCGATTGCCGATGCCCGTGGAACGCTGCAGTTGGGCTATGACACGGATTCGGGTTCTGAGAAGCAGGACCGCGAAACGGAAAAGTATTCGATGCGTCGACAAGCAAG TGTCGACAATGTGCCAACGGTGTCGTCGCACAACCTCTCGAACGCTGGCAGCCCGCTGCCGACGGCCCGGCACAAGCAACATTCCATCGACAAGGactacaacaacagcagcatgATGGCGGACGGTGGATACAACGATGCTCGCTCCACCAGTGGCTACGATCCGGAAAGCACGCCCGTTCGGAAGTCATCGACGAGCAGCATGCCGGCCAGTCCAGCCGCCTGGCAGCTGGATGTCGGCGATGATGACATGCGCTCGCTGGAGAACGCCAGCAAGCTGTCCACCATTCGTATGAAACTGGAGGAGAAGCGGCGTCGCATCGAGCAGGACAAGCGCAAGATAGAGATGGCTCTGCTGAGGCACCAGGAGAAG GAGGATCTCGAGTCGTGCCCGGATGTAATGAAGTGGGAGACCATGAGCAACGAGTCTAAGCGCACGCCCGACATGGACCCCGTGGACTTGGACAAGTACCAG CAAAGCATCGCCATTATGAACATGAACCTTCAGGATATCCAGCAGGATATCCACCGCCTGGCCACGCAGCAGAGCCAAATGCAGGCCCAGCACCTGCAGGCCCAGCAGCTGATGCAGGCCCAGCAAATAGCCAACATGCTGAACCAG CAGCAGACCTACGGGTCGCAGCAGCACCTGGCCGATCACCACTACCAGCAGCCGAGGCCCATGCAGCAAAGCTTTGGCTCATCGCCGCATCTTCCGCAGGCTTACAACTACAGCTCCCGTCCGCCCAGCCGCGATCCCtaccagcagcaccagcagcagcagcagcccatGGCCATGCCCCAGCCGATGCAGTTCGTCAACGAGCACGGCCAGTACATGTCGCCGCCGCAGCCCGCTCACTACATGTCACcccagcagcatcagcagcagccgcagagCATCTACAGCGACAATGGAGCTGCCTACAACCACTCGCCCTACGGCGGAGCCCCACCGCCGCAGTACAGGAGCAGCGTGGTGTACGATGACTACGGCCAGCCCACCAATCACTTTTACTTGCACGAGTCCTCGCCGCAGCCACCCCatccccagcagcagcagcatccgcAGCGACGGACCTGGGCCCACtcagcggcagcagcggcctacgagcagcagcagcaccagcagatGCAACAGCCGCTGGTGGACGTGAATGCCTGGCAGACGCAGCAGCAGCCGAAGCAGAAGCAGACCTGGATGAACCGGCCGCCGTCGAGTGCGGGCGCCCCCAGTCCCGGAAGCTTTGTGCTCCACCAGAACGGAGCTGGAAATGGTGGTGGCGGAGAGCTGCAGCACCTGTTCCAGGTGCAGGCCTCGCCCCAGCATAGGGGAGCCAACGGAGTACAGCGCCAGCAGTCGCTGACCAATCTGCGCGACAACCGATCGCCCAAGGCGCCCCAGCCCATGGGCGGCATGCCTATGGACTTGCCGATGCAGCCGGAGGACATGATGGCGCCGCAGAGCATTTGCTTCATCGGTGACGAGGAGGATGTGGACGAGCTGGAGCGCAACATCATTGAGTCTATGCAGTCGACGCGCATCTCCGACTTtgtccaccagcagcagcagcaacaccaccagcagcagaagctccagcaacagcagcagcgatTGCAGGGACACAGCGGCAGGGGCAGCAGCTCGGAGGACTACGACAGCGGGGAGATGATCTCTAACAAGCTGAACATCACCAGTGGCAACCTCACCTACCGCATTCCCTCGCCCTCCCGACCTTCCATCCAGGCCAACAGCTTTCAGGACCCGAGAGCAGCGGCACCGGCGCCCGGATCCGCGCCCGGCGATGATCAGCCACCGGAAAAGGGCTTCTACATCTCGTTCGACGATGATCAGCCGAAGAGGCCAAAGCCACCGCTCCGGGCCAAGCGATCGCCCAAAAAGGAGGCTCCGCCGGGCAGTCGGGACAGCGTGGATCAGGCGATAAAGCGGGAATCCCTCAGTCAActgcacaacaacaacaatattgGGATCGGAGGAGACGACAGCCACAACAAGACGGTCACCAGACACAGCGTGCATGGTCTGAACAACTCCAACAGTGTCAAATCGCCCGGAAATGCCACCTACAACAAATACACCGACGAGCCGCCCATCCAGCTGCGGCAGCTCGCCGTCACTGGGGCCGTTTCGCCAACTGGCCACGAGCGCCGTCATCTGGAAGATGTAACCAACCAGTCGCCGCACCAGCAGCCGCCGATGTCGCCCACGCGGCTCCAGCACAACAATCAGGCGGCCGAGGCGGCCAGGAACAAGGCGTTGGTGATAGGAGTGGACGCCACCAATCTTGATCCA GACTCTGTGGACGAGATGGAGAGGCGCAAGGAAAAGATCATGCTTCTTTCCTTACAACGTCGCCAACAGCAGGAGGAGGCCAAGGCGCGCAAGGAGATCGAGGCATCCCAGAAGCGGGAAAAGGAGCgcgagaaggaggaggagcgtGCTCGCAAAAAGGAGGAGCAGATGGCGCGACGAGCGGCCATTCTGGAGCAGCACAGACTTAAGAAAGCCATCGAAGAGGCTGAACGAGAG GGTAAAACCCTGGATCGGCCCGATATGCATGTGAAACTGCAACCCCAGTCATCCACCTCAACGACTCCACGGCTGCGACAGCAGCGCACCACGCGTCCCAGGCCGAAGACGATCCACGTGGATGATGCCAGTGTGGACATCAGTGAGGCTTCGAGCATCTCTAGTCGGGGCAAGAAAGGCTCCAGCTCGAATCTAACCG AGTCACCCGATGATTATCCCAGTACAAGTTCAACTCCGATTGGACGACGGGGATCGTACAAAACTTCCAGAG ATTCGGGACTGGGACGCGCCACACCGCCGAGGCGGGCACCGTCGCCTGGAATGGGAATGGGCGCTTCAGGTAGGCATATGCCATCTCCCTCCGGACCGGGCTCTTTGCCGCCAGGTTTGATATCGAAACGTCGCGGATTTGATGATGGATCCAGCGATTTCTCATTAACTCCGAATTTGAACATGGAATATTCGG GTCCAAAACTCTACAAGCAACCAGCGGCCAAATCGAATCGTGGCATTATCCTGAATGCCGTCGAGTACTGCGTTTTCCCCGGAGTCGTGAACCGCGAGGCCAAGCAAAAAGTGCTGGAGAAGATAGCACGCTCGGAGGCGAAGCACTTCCTGGTTCTGTTCCGGGACGCAGGATGCCAGTTCCGCGCCCTCTACAGCTACGTGCCCGAAACGGACCAAGTAACGAAGCTGTACGGCACTGGGCCTAGTCAAGTCGACGAAGTAATGTTCGACAAGTTCTTCAA ATACAACTCAGGTGGCAAGTGCTTCTCCCAAGTGCATACCAAGCATCTGACCGTGACCATCGACGCCTTCACAATACACAACTCGCTGTGGCAGGGCAAGCGGGTGCAATTGCCCAGCAAAAAGGACATGGCACTTGTGATTTAA
- the Patronin gene encoding patronin isoform X38: MDAETQEIRQARQRASVKWLLSKAFNNRVPDNLKEPFYRDHENQERLKPQIIVELGNATLYCQTLSNLYSDPNYQSLNHWSILQTLARKGVPVAESSDMPITETVLIQTNPLRINAHMSVIESLMVLYAKEISSGDRVMAAIRRISGSNYQAPPGQSYEQALLAWISHACAALKKRIIKEVETGLPDDNGSRLQTPDIPPVRDFQDLCDGICLALLISYYCPKVVPWTSVRINYLPAVEDSIHNILLVGNFSQKHLPYSVFHMTPEDVTYMRGSMKLNLVVLLTDLFNLFEIHPAKCVCYPGMDGQAFVVHKSRGITTLASMHSQQQQQQQQLHHQQQQQQHHQQQQQYQQQQSQLQLQQEPLVPARLRQAKEKTNVDSKADERGDYAAAGRPSNWEQSRRPSFAGRRSRRNSSSEDSQLTIENFGGSQDQLNTLGRYERERDRERKLSNTSVGGLSEFKYHLEATFLPIFKIFIVEPAVAIRSSIADARGTLQLGYDTDSGSEKQDRETEKYSMRRQASVDNVPTVSSHNLSNAGSPLPTARHKQHSIDKDYNNSSMMADGGYNDARSTSGYDPESTPVRKSSTSSMPASPAAWQLDVGDDDMRSLENASKLSTIRMKLEEKRRRIEQDKRKIEMALLRHQEKEDLESCPDVMKWETMSNESKRTPDMDPVDLDKYQQTYGSQQHLADHHYQQPRPMQQSFGSSPHLPQAYNYSSRPPSRDPYQQHQQQQQPMAMPQPMQFVNEHGQYMSPPQPAHYMSPQQHQQQPQSIYSDNGAAYNHSPYGGAPPPQYRSSVVYDDYGQPTNHFYLHESSPQPPHPQQQQHPQRRTWAHSAAAAAYEQQQHQQMQQPLVDVNAWQTQQQPKQKQTWMNRPPSSAGAPSPGSFVLHQNGAGNGGGGELQHLFQVQASPQHRGANGVQRQQSLTNLRDNRSPKAPQPMGGMPMDLPMQPEDMMAPQSICFIGDEEDVDELERNIIESMQSTRISDFVHQQQQQHHQQQKLQQQQQRLQGHSGRGSSSEDYDSGEMISNKLNITSGNLTYRIPSPSRPSIQANSFQDPRAAAPAPGSAPGDDQPPEKGFYISFDDDQPKRPKPPLRAKRSPKKEAPPGSRDSVDQAIKRESLSQLHNNNNIGIGGDDSHNKTVTRHSVHGLNNSNSVKSPGNATYNKYTDEPPIQLRQLAVTGAVSPTGHERRHLEDVTNQSPHQQPPMSPTRLQHNNQAAEAARNKALVIGVDATNLDPDSVDEMERRKEKIMLLSLQRRQQQEEAKARKEIEASQKREKEREKEEERARKKEEQMARRAAILEQHRLKKAIEEAEREGKTLDRPDMHVKLQPQSSTSTTPRLRQQRTTRPRPKTIHVDDASVDISEASSISSRGKKGSSSNLTESPDDYPSTSSTPIGRRGSYKTSRGPKLYKQPAAKSNRGIILNAVEYCVFPGVVNREAKQKVLEKIARSEAKHFLVLFRDAGCQFRALYSYVPETDQVTKLYGTGPSQVDEVMFDKFFKYNSGGKCFSQVHTKHLTVTIDAFTIHNSLWQGKRVQLPSKKDMALVI; encoded by the exons ATGGATGCCGAAACACAGGAAATACGACAG GCTCGTCAACGTGCTTCCGTCAAGTGGCTGCTCTCGAAGGCCTTCAACAATCGCGTGCCGGACAACCTGAAGGAGCCCTTCTATCGCGACCATGAGAATCAGGAGCGCCTCAAGCCGCAGATCATCGTGGAGCTGGGCAACGCCACGCTCTACTGCCAGACGCTCTCCAATCTGTACTCAGATCCCAACTACCAAAGCCTGAACCACTGGTCAATATTACAGACGCTAGCGCGCAAGGGAGTTCCGGTGGCCGAATCCTCGGACATGCCCATTACCGAAACGGTATTAATTCAAACGAATCCGCTGCGAATT AACGCCCACATGTCTGTGATAGAATCGCTGATGGTTTTGTATGCGAAGGAGATATCATCGGGTGACCGTGTTATGGCGGCCATACGAAG AATATCTGGCAGCAATTACCAGGCGCCTCCTGGCCAGTCCTATGAGCAAGCTCTGCTGGCGTGGATATCGCATGCGTGCGCCGCTTTGAAGAAACGAATCATCAAGGAGGTGGAGACAggcctgccagatgataat GGCTCTCGTTTGCAGACGCCGGATATACCGCCTGTAAGAGACTTCCAGGACCTGTGCGACGGCATCTGCCTGGCGCTGCTCATCTCATACTATTGCCCCAAGGTGGTGCCCTGGACGAGTGTGCGGATCAACTATCTGCCCGCCGTCGAGGACTCCATTCACAATATACTGCTGGTGGGCAATTTCTCCCAGAAGCATCTGCCATACAGCGTGTTCCACATGACGCCCGAGGACGTGACCTACATGCGCGG ATCGATGAAACTGAACCTGGTCGTACTGCTCACGGATCTGTTCAATCTCTTCGAGATACACCCGGCCAAGTGTGTCTGCTATCCGGGAATGGATGGCCAGG CGTTCGTCGTTCACAAGTCGCGTGGCATCACCACACTTGCATCCATGCActcgcaacagcaacagcagcagcaacagctccaccaccagcagcagcagcaacagcaccaccagcaacaacagcaataccagcaacaacaatcacagcttcagcttcagcaGGAGCCCTTGGTTCCAGCTCGCTTGCGCCAGGCTAAAGAAAAGACCAATGTCGATTCAAAGGCGGATGAAAGAG GCGACTATGCCGCCGCGGGTCGACCAAGTAACTGGGAACAGAGCCGGCGGCCGAGCTTTGCAG GTCGTCGCTCGCGCAGGAACTCCTCCAGCGAAGACTCCCAGCTGACCATTGAGAACTTTGGCGGCTCCCAGGACCAGTTAAACACGCTGGGGCGATACGAACGTGAACGGGACAGGGAGCGCAAGTTGTCCAACACCAGCGTAGGTGGGTTATCTGAGTTTAAATATCATCTAGAAGCAACATTCTTACCTATCTTCAAAATCTTTATAGTTGAACCCGCTGTGGCCATACGCTCCTCGATTGCCGATGCCCGTGGAACGCTGCAGTTGGGCTATGACACGGATTCGGGTTCTGAGAAGCAGGACCGCGAAACGGAAAAGTATTCGATGCGTCGACAAGCAAG TGTCGACAATGTGCCAACGGTGTCGTCGCACAACCTCTCGAACGCTGGCAGCCCGCTGCCGACGGCCCGGCACAAGCAACATTCCATCGACAAGGactacaacaacagcagcatgATGGCGGACGGTGGATACAACGATGCTCGCTCCACCAGTGGCTACGATCCGGAAAGCACGCCCGTTCGGAAGTCATCGACGAGCAGCATGCCGGCCAGTCCAGCCGCCTGGCAGCTGGATGTCGGCGATGATGACATGCGCTCGCTGGAGAACGCCAGCAAGCTGTCCACCATTCGTATGAAACTGGAGGAGAAGCGGCGTCGCATCGAGCAGGACAAGCGCAAGATAGAGATGGCTCTGCTGAGGCACCAGGAGAAG GAGGATCTCGAGTCGTGCCCGGATGTAATGAAGTGGGAGACCATGAGCAACGAGTCTAAGCGCACGCCCGACATGGACCCCGTGGACTTGGACAAGTACCAG CAGACCTACGGGTCGCAGCAGCACCTGGCCGATCACCACTACCAGCAGCCGAGGCCCATGCAGCAAAGCTTTGGCTCATCGCCGCATCTTCCGCAGGCTTACAACTACAGCTCCCGTCCGCCCAGCCGCGATCCCtaccagcagcaccagcagcagcagcagcccatGGCCATGCCCCAGCCGATGCAGTTCGTCAACGAGCACGGCCAGTACATGTCGCCGCCGCAGCCCGCTCACTACATGTCACcccagcagcatcagcagcagccgcagagCATCTACAGCGACAATGGAGCTGCCTACAACCACTCGCCCTACGGCGGAGCCCCACCGCCGCAGTACAGGAGCAGCGTGGTGTACGATGACTACGGCCAGCCCACCAATCACTTTTACTTGCACGAGTCCTCGCCGCAGCCACCCCatccccagcagcagcagcatccgcAGCGACGGACCTGGGCCCACtcagcggcagcagcggcctacgagcagcagcagcaccagcagatGCAACAGCCGCTGGTGGACGTGAATGCCTGGCAGACGCAGCAGCAGCCGAAGCAGAAGCAGACCTGGATGAACCGGCCGCCGTCGAGTGCGGGCGCCCCCAGTCCCGGAAGCTTTGTGCTCCACCAGAACGGAGCTGGAAATGGTGGTGGCGGAGAGCTGCAGCACCTGTTCCAGGTGCAGGCCTCGCCCCAGCATAGGGGAGCCAACGGAGTACAGCGCCAGCAGTCGCTGACCAATCTGCGCGACAACCGATCGCCCAAGGCGCCCCAGCCCATGGGCGGCATGCCTATGGACTTGCCGATGCAGCCGGAGGACATGATGGCGCCGCAGAGCATTTGCTTCATCGGTGACGAGGAGGATGTGGACGAGCTGGAGCGCAACATCATTGAGTCTATGCAGTCGACGCGCATCTCCGACTTtgtccaccagcagcagcagcaacaccaccagcagcagaagctccagcaacagcagcagcgatTGCAGGGACACAGCGGCAGGGGCAGCAGCTCGGAGGACTACGACAGCGGGGAGATGATCTCTAACAAGCTGAACATCACCAGTGGCAACCTCACCTACCGCATTCCCTCGCCCTCCCGACCTTCCATCCAGGCCAACAGCTTTCAGGACCCGAGAGCAGCGGCACCGGCGCCCGGATCCGCGCCCGGCGATGATCAGCCACCGGAAAAGGGCTTCTACATCTCGTTCGACGATGATCAGCCGAAGAGGCCAAAGCCACCGCTCCGGGCCAAGCGATCGCCCAAAAAGGAGGCTCCGCCGGGCAGTCGGGACAGCGTGGATCAGGCGATAAAGCGGGAATCCCTCAGTCAActgcacaacaacaacaatattgGGATCGGAGGAGACGACAGCCACAACAAGACGGTCACCAGACACAGCGTGCATGGTCTGAACAACTCCAACAGTGTCAAATCGCCCGGAAATGCCACCTACAACAAATACACCGACGAGCCGCCCATCCAGCTGCGGCAGCTCGCCGTCACTGGGGCCGTTTCGCCAACTGGCCACGAGCGCCGTCATCTGGAAGATGTAACCAACCAGTCGCCGCACCAGCAGCCGCCGATGTCGCCCACGCGGCTCCAGCACAACAATCAGGCGGCCGAGGCGGCCAGGAACAAGGCGTTGGTGATAGGAGTGGACGCCACCAATCTTGATCCA GACTCTGTGGACGAGATGGAGAGGCGCAAGGAAAAGATCATGCTTCTTTCCTTACAACGTCGCCAACAGCAGGAGGAGGCCAAGGCGCGCAAGGAGATCGAGGCATCCCAGAAGCGGGAAAAGGAGCgcgagaaggaggaggagcgtGCTCGCAAAAAGGAGGAGCAGATGGCGCGACGAGCGGCCATTCTGGAGCAGCACAGACTTAAGAAAGCCATCGAAGAGGCTGAACGAGAG GGTAAAACCCTGGATCGGCCCGATATGCATGTGAAACTGCAACCCCAGTCATCCACCTCAACGACTCCACGGCTGCGACAGCAGCGCACCACGCGTCCCAGGCCGAAGACGATCCACGTGGATGATGCCAGTGTGGACATCAGTGAGGCTTCGAGCATCTCTAGTCGGGGCAAGAAAGGCTCCAGCTCGAATCTAACCG AGTCACCCGATGATTATCCCAGTACAAGTTCAACTCCGATTGGACGACGGGGATCGTACAAAACTTCCAGAG GTCCAAAACTCTACAAGCAACCAGCGGCCAAATCGAATCGTGGCATTATCCTGAATGCCGTCGAGTACTGCGTTTTCCCCGGAGTCGTGAACCGCGAGGCCAAGCAAAAAGTGCTGGAGAAGATAGCACGCTCGGAGGCGAAGCACTTCCTGGTTCTGTTCCGGGACGCAGGATGCCAGTTCCGCGCCCTCTACAGCTACGTGCCCGAAACGGACCAAGTAACGAAGCTGTACGGCACTGGGCCTAGTCAAGTCGACGAAGTAATGTTCGACAAGTTCTTCAA ATACAACTCAGGTGGCAAGTGCTTCTCCCAAGTGCATACCAAGCATCTGACCGTGACCATCGACGCCTTCACAATACACAACTCGCTGTGGCAGGGCAAGCGGGTGCAATTGCCCAGCAAAAAGGACATGGCACTTGTGATTTAA